TTAAAGAATTGCTTAAAATACTGAAAGCTATACCATGCTATAGAAGTGTAACACAGCAAGGACTTTGAAAGACATATGTCTTACAAAGATAAATGATTCTTGTCCTCTGCATATGTGATATATCAGGAAAGATCAAAGAGTCATCTTCAATTACTAAGTCACACTACTTACCTACTCTTTTCCCTACAGCTGCAATACTTCCATTCATTCCAAGCCCATGCgcagactaaaaaaaaaaaaaaaaaaaaaaatttccacagGGAAATTACTAGCAGatggaaattaaatgaaaagttaGGTGGTCTGGTATCAGCTTATTTGAAATCAGTGTTTTATCAATGTACCTATGAAGAGTCCAAGACAACTTCtgtacataaaattaaaattctgcaaTATAAAGCCTTACTCAAAATGACTATTTAATAGTCTCCCCATACTTTACAACACACCAAAACTAAGTACATTAGAGATCTGAAGCTAGGCACATATGGTGCAAGTCACAGGGCAAACTTTGGAATAAATGACAATTAGTGAGCAGCAGAAGTCGGATGACACTTCAAACACAGACACTCAGAATTCTATCATTACATAAACTAAAAAGTTTAGTTATGAACAGACCAGCCactttaatttttatgaaaaattacTTCTAGGACCTGTTTAGATAGAGAGGCAGTCAAGACACCAACAGGAACTCAGAAAACCATTTCAGAATTATGAGGATTTAAGTACACCTCCCCCTGCCCATCTGCCTCCCCTGAAAAGACACAGAGACACAcataaaagtacatttttcatAATGCCAGTAccagaaaagacaggaaaacttCAATTTCATTGGAAACATTAGTACTCACTAGAATATATTCAGCAGCTTCATTTGGAGGAGCAGTTTTCCTAAAactttcttcctgaaaatgCTGCAGGTTTGTAGGTAGCGCAATACCAGAAGTCCGAAACCTGCCTGTCCCACAGGAACTCTGTAAACTTTCCCTGTTTGTGCTTCGGGCCAGCGAAGCCAGAAATCCTAAGTTACTTACAGAACTCATGGGTTCTTTGGATGCCTTGTTCACCACATCTGTGATGTCCCTAGCCTCTGTTTTAGAAATTACATCAGGTCTTTTGCCAAGTGACTCTAATTTCACACTACGAAATCTGTTAGtcctggaaaaagaagagtCTGCTATACTACGGACTTCCAATGATCGAAGCATGTTTGGAGAGACTGTAGATCTCAAGTTACCAGCCTCAAAGCATTTGGGTTGTGTTTGTGATTTCGGAGAATTGTGACGTGCCACTTGTGCCGAATACCGAAGAGGTgacaaaagcagatttttctgaGGACTTAATTCATGAGTACTGAGAAGACCAGCCCCCATTGCTGCAGTGCTCAGCACTTTGCTAATaggttttctgtgctgctctaCAACCTTAGATTCTTCATCCCCATCAGACAGTTCAAGTTCTGGGTTCATCTTTCCTATATCATATATCTCACTACACTGTTCGGTGGTGCTTGCTTCTGTTAACAAAGCAAAAGCATCTGTTTCAGGtagaattttttcttctgttccatATAGTTCTACATTGGTTAGATTCGGAAAGAAAGCAGCATCCTCCTCAGTTGAGGAGGTCatattttcagatgctttttccGAATTTGCAGGCAGAGATGAAACAGGAGTCAGAATACTATTTGAAGGTAGTTTCGCATTTTCTAGTTCAACACGAGATATTTTCGGTGGTAACCTGATGCTACTAACAGACTGAGACCAAGAGTTGCTCTGCCAAGTGTCGTCTTCCTTCAGAAAGTCATTAGTTGTGGATGGCATTGTTCTACCAGCAGTGGCCAAAGTAGCCAATGCTGAAAGTGTGTTTTGGGAAGACTCTGAGGGACATGAATTCCCAGGAGGAGGTAGGCAGGACTGTCCGATCTGGGGGAGTACTCTTAGAAATCGGTGACGAGCAGCAGCCACTGAGCCACTAGATGGTCGAGGAGCCATTGGAGGACGAGGTTTCACCTTAACGGTTTTCTtaggctattaaaaaaaaaaaaaaaaaaaaatcaaaacacacaTAAAACAACAGTTAGTATTCGAATTATGGTTACATTCAAAGACCTGACTGAGATCATATTCCCAGGAATTCAGAAAATGTAAGGCCAGAATGGACCAAATCATTCTTCCGACTCCCTCATCCATTATTAGCCATCAAGACTTCACCTCaacatgtgaaaaataaaaccaaaagattATGATCAGAAAAGGCTCTTTAGTAAATAGGCCACACGTCAGAGGAATAGAAAAGGGAATCCAGAATGCCAGAGTTATCCAGAAGAGCTTAGGGTCTCAAACAAGATGAACAATGAAAGCATAACTTCATTTTACATGTAGTTAACCTTGACAGGCATGAATGCCaacataaatgttttattgTCTAGGTAATCTCATTCCCATATTTAACTTCATAGGCTTTTCAGTTACAGTATTTCTAATGAAgcttcatttaagaaaaaaaattgatttttgccACAGCAGTATTGCAAAGCAATGCTACTTAAatgatcagaagaaaaaataaaacaaaaaaacccaacccaaaaaaacacccacacaaATAAATCCAGGACCAGTGGTGAATTCTTTGAGTGAGAACAGGTAGATCCAAGTAAAGCAAATGTCCCACAGCAGAACATTTATACAATAGCATTTACTTAAACAACAGATACAAAATCACCTACCCTTGATCACTTCACTTCCCAAGACCGTGAAGCACCTGACCTGCTTTTTAGAAAAGCCAGCACTAGGAAAGTGCAAGGCATTTTACaatagaaaaatttaaaaatcacagtttcACCTTTTTACTCAGATTCATGTTCTCCATCTTGGCCTTGAGcagtttcattttattcataGTAATTGAATTCTCAATAATCTGTTGGCCAGAAGGTGACGCTTCTGTTTCGTCTTCATCATCAGCATATAAGTTATAAACTGAAccaccactgaaaacaaaagaaagtttGTGTTTACCCTCTAATCAAGTCATTTGTTTTCAATGTAGAGTATTCTCACAACTAGAAAGTCATATCCGTAGTTGATCTGTTGACAAAGCATTATGCAAAACTGTATATAAAGACATTTcaattccatttattttagcaTATAATCATTCCTTATTAAATGCTCACACAAAGTGATGATGCTGAAATCAGAACACAGCCACGCTTCTGCAAAGGGAAGTTGTTATACCATATACAGTTGGTTCACACTCACTATATATTTTCCCCACAGAGGGGATATCCAGTTCCAAAATGTCTCCTGAAGGTATGCCAAAGCTGTTAACTGTGTGACTCAGACAACAAGCTGATCAGTTTTCCAATTAACCAGACACTGGCATGGAAGGAAAGTCCAAATTTCTATCCATCCTGAGGGGTGTTCTCACCAAAAATGGAAATGGAGGGGTCACCCATGTGGATGTGATATTCTACTtctccttttcaaaataaaaacaaaaaaaaaataaaaaaggatcaGTTTAGGTTTCTAAATAGActcacatttggaaaaaaaaaaaccaacagattAGAATAGCTAGAcccaagacaaaatattttaattcaataaTCACTGGAAATTTATAGCATCACATTGCCTTTTTCCGTTCTGTATTCTAACAGAATGCAAAACctcattattttaaagtcagTATCTGACTTGGTTTTCCTATGAAGCATTAATCACTAACACACATCCAACATCttacagcaaaatgaaacaagcaTTAGGAGTGTCCAATTCATTACAAATGGATGCACTTTCAACACTTCATACAGTACATATTAAACagagttttatttcttccattagGCTGTCAGCACCTAGAAATCATGACAATCATGCAATTCCCCTGCGTTCATACAAATGTCTTAGTAGACTTAACTTAAGTTTCTACTCTCCAGAAGAGACCAAAGAAGAACTAAAGGTCATGAGAAAGTCAGTACTAAAAATTCACTAATTAGAGCTGGCATTTTACCTGATTCTTGGAAATAGTCTGCTACCCTTAGTCAAGAGCCAGTATTTTTGCACTGACTCTCCAAAtccatttcttaaaatatagcAAAATTCTGAATGCAGCACAGTTGGGAGAGAGATATTTAAGAGCCAGACGGCAGCAAATTCAACACAAGAGTCAGCAAAACAGGCCAGTCATTTCTTACCAAAAATTGAAGAGCTTCGCAGGGGGACAGTCAGCATACATATTACATATCTCTCCTCATAAAGATTCAAGACTAAGGTTATTCATCTGAGAATTTTAACTCTGCAAAGATTTAAGCCACAAACTCAAAACAATTATTTGAATTTCCCTTCTTTCAAGTTAATGATAGAAAGAAAGGCGATGTGTCTTGCAtgtttggtgtggtggttttttgtttgtttttaatgtaaaaagaaTTGTTAtcctttttcttgcattttctggCTAAGTAGGAGCCAAAACCACTAAGAAAAATGGAGTaacaaaaggattttttcttttaaggtgaCTGTAAAATTATAAAGGTTGGACAGGGAGCCTTGTTTTTCGTGATACTTTTAGCCCATTTTCCAATGATCAAATTTCAAGTTTACTTTGTCTGTAAGTGTCAACATTCTTGAGATCTTGCTTggaacatagaatcattttggttggaagagaccctctaGATATCAAGgccaactgttaacctaacactggcactaaaccatgtccctaagaacctcatctacatgtctttcaaacacctctagggatggtgattcAGCTGCTTCCCTGCATGCCTCAAAAATTATCAGTAGCTTGTTGAAACACTTTTGACACTAGTGCTTGCCAGTCCTCTACCACGAGTtcaactattttcttttaatccagAGACAATaatcattttatgtatttacatCTTGCCAAGTTTTAACCATTAACCACAGATAAAGTTATCTGGAGAACTATagaataaaacccaaaccaatgTCTCATTTCTAAACTGCAGTCACTAAATTCTGCTCTATACGTAAGCACATTGAAAAAAAGCTGATAAACAAGTGCCTCAAAATGCTCAGTCACCAGTATGCCCACACATATAAACACATTTAGCTGTGACTGCAGAAAACACTAGTATTCAGGGTGATTTACAGCCTTCCTCTATATAAAGATCAAATGAAAATGTCCGATTTGTTTCCATTCTCTCCTCCCTTTGCtactttttccatttcccatAAAAGTCTGACCTGGCCATAACAACAAATTCAAAAATTAGGATTTCTCCTCCTCACCACCCCCTTCCCCAATGACTGCCTCCCTTAGTAGAAAAGCTAATAAATGAACTCCCATAGAAggcacagaggaagaaaaacagcttgaGTTTAATGTTTTCAACTCAGGTGGCTTCCAACCTAACTGGATCATTTCACCAGTGACAGCACATTTCTTAAGCACGATGTAATTTACTTTTATATATGCTGTTGTGCTTTGAAAGGCTTACCATGATGCCTTGCAAGAGCCAAAAGAGTGGGGTTTATTTCCTTGGTTTGCTACGTTTAGCCAATCTGaagtaaattattatttaatatatacaCTAGGATTACCTAATTGAGAAGTACTAAGAAATTCACACAGTTGTCCGTGCTagttttaaatgaggaaaaaaaaaaatcgtcaCACAGAATTTGAACACATAGGCAGATAGCAAGGAGCCCattatatggaaaaataaaggttCAAGCTGCTGACAACTTCTTGCATCAACTCACAGTTCAGTATCCGCAGTCCCATCTCTTTCGATTagttggggtgttttttggagATAAGAGGTAAAAAGCAACAACAGGTTATCAGTGGGAGCAAGAATTACACCTGTCTGCTCCTCTTTCCAGAAGTGCGTCTAGGGTGAATGCAGCAGCAAGGTTTTTAGTTCTTACTGATGATGGTGGGTTTTACCTATTTCAGACCTATACAGAATGCCATATGTGGCTGTTTACTGAAAAACAGTGCAGGGGCTGAAAGATAAAATCACAAATATAACACCTTTGtacctttcctcttctttctctccgGTAATTGTATATCAAACACTAGCTCTTCCTGCTCTGTGCAACTATGTGGCAATTCAACATTGATATTTCATTCAGCCTGGAGTTTTTAAGTATAGATCTGTTACAAAAGTATAATATCTTTCTGAACCCACAGAATCACAATGAATATAAATCCAGTACAAAACTCTTGCTTTCACTTTGCAAATAGGAATAGTTACTTAAAACAGTGCAAGCCTTAGCCTTGGAGAAAACATAGCTAGTCCCCAGAATAAGGACTTAGTTCCTTACAGTTGTACAAATATTAAGTTCTtcaggagattaaaaaaacctaccCAAAAGCCACAGCATAAAGACAGaatctaataatttttaatagatATCATCAATTTTGACTGCTAATCTGTTCACTACAATATAGTAGCTTAAGTGACATACTTGCTCTTCTGATGATAAAAGTACTTTGATTCTGTGACAGTGATTGAGTCAAGTTTGGTACCTCAACAGTAGCTAATCTGAGGCTTAATAACGTACAAAGGCTAGCTCTATTTGCAGTTATTtcagtatattaaaaacaaacaaaccaatcaaacaaacaaaaaaacccaagagcaCAAAAACCAAAGAACAGCAACCAACCCCCCCGCCAAACAAAacacctccctccccttccccaagTTTCTGTGGAACTTCAGACAAACCTTCTCGGGATTTTGCACTGCCTGTCTACTATCTTCCTGCCTAATCACTTGGTCAAGTCATATCCatacaaaaaagaaagcttatGCTGTGAACAGATGTTTATAAAACTAAACAAATGCCTTAAGATGGAAGAGTAAGTACTTAACAGAAGTTTAAAATCTCTTCATTGCCAAATTGACTCTCCTGTGAAAATTGCGTCAAGCACGAGGTCAGCTTTACCTCACTCTGTTGACACACACAGTGACAGTCAACTGTCAGCATGAACAGTGACCACAAAATACTACTGTATTGTTAGGCCACCAAGTTACAGCAGTTTAGTAGCCCTTAGGGCACAATTCTTCCAACAGTCCAGACATATTCCAGATATTCTTTTGGTAAAGTCAgcaaataaagctgaaaattatACAGCATTCCCCTTTTGAAGAATAAAGATTAAAACCAACTTTACCTCAAAGATTCAGATAATGGTGTTAAAGTGCCATCTCCCCGGTCTACCACACGGAAGAAATTCAACTGATCTCCTTCTCGATATACTAAGAAGGTAACTTGTTTGTTGGATGGCCCTTTCTCCCAGATCTCATCTCTGCTGGGATCCATGTATTCAGCCATTTCCCTGATAGGGTCTTCCATGGGAActacaaagaggaaaagcagaataaaaacaaattgccattattattattattcttttgatCACCtttcagagctcagctcagtttACAATGGAAATTCCCAACCTAGAAGATATGCTGAATGTTTTCCAAGTGAAAATTATCAAAAGGATTTTATCCATTTTCATTCCTCTATAGATGATCCACATAACCCAGCTTATCATCAGATTAAACCAATGCCTGGTTCTTACTAACCAGGttttaaaaactatttgtaTAACgatattacagtatttttttttctgcaggtgaAAAATTGCTGATTTTAAGACTTGATGATTCTATACATACAAACTATACATTCTATACATACATGTTAAACTAAGcctaagcaaaacaaaaaggacaGTGTACTTGGTATGCtaaggaagatggaaaaaaatcccttgttTTTTGTCAAGTATTTTTCCAATTAATTTGGAACTGAAGTCTACTTGTCTAAAATGCTTCTCTAAGAGAAGCTGTTTACAGTTGGAAGATGTTGCATGAAAACCATTGTTTTGTAACTGCGTTAACACTTACCTCTTCTAGTGTTAATAGGTCCACCTCGCATAGCCAAAACTAACTTCAGAGTGCAGCcttctgaaatgctgtaaatgacaataaatacatttttgtagcATTCTCCATTGCTTTTGCTAACAATCATCCAGAAACACACATTGCAATTTTATTCTATACTTACTTATAATCATTCAAACAATAGTCATCCTTCAGTTCCATATTATTCCAAATTAAATGCTGCTGAGAGACAGGAAtacctaaacaaaacaaaaaaagagtattAACATTGGAGTTTGTTGGAAGGGCTTTCAGggacttttgctttttaaagaacgTGGGGCTAAAAGAGGAGAGGTAAGAAAGGGGACCAtaggggaaagaagaaaggaaggacaaGAACAGGCACTTGAGCAGCCCTCAGTCATGATATCTAACCTCCCAAATAGTTATTAAGAACAAAGTTAAGATTTTCAGCAGCCTTGTGCTCACACACAGAGCGCAATGTTTTGGCTCAACAAGGAGCCTGCAGGAGTATTCAACTGCTTCAGGCTTTTTGGATACTTGCTCTTTTCCAGGCATCAgaggagggattttttttttccccctgttaaCTGCACCTCAGAGCTTTATGTCTACAGACAGGAAAAACAGGATGACACTTCTGACTACAGAACTGCTGAATAATTTAACCACAGATTGATATTCTGTATTATTCACAGTAAAGACTACGCCGCATTAAGGTAACTGCTAGCAGCTCTAATACAGCAGTGACAAATGTGTGTTTTTATCGCTGCTTGGTGTGGAACCTGAAAGTTCACATGTACAATATAGTACCACAGAAGTTAATCAAACTTCGTActacaaacatttattttgttgtgggTGTTCTTTAGGccatcaaaacattttattattcttatCCACTAACACTCATTTTCAGCTCAAGTTCTGGAACAGATTTGGctatttttttagtaaaaggAAGCAAGCATACTGATTATTTGTTACTTACtaaaaatctatattttacACAATTATTAACTTAGTTTCTTCTTGCTTGCATAGTCAACTCATTTAGATACATATGTAACACACATTAAAGATAATAAGCATAAGCTGGTACAACCTAAGgtcttcatgcatttttattaGAACACTGTCATTTTCCAAATTTTTGATATAGTACAAACCAGGACAGTTACGAAAGGATGAGGCATCTCTGATCacgaaaaaaaccccaaaaaaaccaaaccacccaccaaaaaaccaaaacaacttaAGGTTAATAGGAAGATAAATAGCTGTCATCTTTGCCTTTGgagacaacaaaacaaaaccctttcCTTCAGCATCCTAAG
The genomic region above belongs to Caloenas nicobarica isolate bCalNic1 chromosome 7, bCalNic1.hap1, whole genome shotgun sequence and contains:
- the ZFAND4 gene encoding AN1-type zinc finger protein 4 isoform X1; translation: MANKKEPPFFNEDKMGPFRYKLPFYETMELFIETLTGTCFELRVSPFETVISVKAKIQRLEGIPVSQQHLIWNNMELKDDYCLNDYNISEGCTLKLVLAMRGGPINTRRVPMEDPIREMAEYMDPSRDEIWEKGPSNKQVTFLVYREGDQLNFFRVVDRGDGTLTPLSESLSGGSVYNLYADDEDETEASPSGQQIIENSITMNKMKLLKAKMENMNLSKKPKKTVKVKPRPPMAPRPSSGSVAAARHRFLRVLPQIGQSCLPPPGNSCPSESSQNTLSALATLATAGRTMPSTTNDFLKEDDTWQSNSWSQSVSSIRLPPKISRVELENAKLPSNSILTPVSSLPANSEKASENMTSSTEEDAAFFPNLTNVELYGTEEKILPETDAFALLTEASTTEQCSEIYDIGKMNPELELSDGDEESKVVEQHRKPISKVLSTAAMGAGLLSTHELSPQKNLLLSPLRYSAQVARHNSPKSQTQPKCFEAGNLRSTVSPNMLRSLEVRSIADSSFSRTNRFRSVKLESLGKRPDVISKTEARDITDVVNKASKEPMSSVSNLGFLASLARSTNRESLQSSCGTGRFRTSGIALPTNLQHFQEESFRKTAPPNEAAEYILSAHGLGMNGSIAAVGKRVAGEATHLPPVNGSVQAKKKIAKHCFLCGKKTGLATSYECRCGNNFCATHRYAETHTCTYDYKSAGRRYLQETNPIVSAPKLPKI
- the ZFAND4 gene encoding AN1-type zinc finger protein 4 isoform X3, with translation MANKKEPPFFNEDKMGPFRYKLPFYETMELFIETLTGTCFELRVSPFETVISVKAKIQRLEGIPVSQQHLIWNNMELKDDYCLNDYNISEGCTLKLVLAMRGGPINTRRVPMEDPIREMAEYMDPSRDEIWEKGPSNKQVTFLVYREGDQLNFFRVVDRGDGTLTPLSESLSGGSVYNLYADDEDETEASPSGQQIIENSITMNKMKLLKAKMENMNLSKKPKKTVKVKPRPPMAPRPSSGSVAAARHRFLRVLPQIGQSCLPPPGNSCPSESSQNTLSALATLATAGRTMPSTTNDFLKEDDTWQSNSWSQSVSSIRLPPKISRVELENAKLPSNSILTPVSSLPANSEKASENMTSSTEEDAAFFPNLTNVELYGTEEKILPETDAFALLTEASTTEQCSEIYDIGKMNPELELSDGDEESKVVEQHRKPISKVLSTAAMGAGLLSTHELSPQKNLLLSPLRYSAQVARHNSPKSQTQPKCFEAGNLRSTVSPNMLRSLEVRSIADSSFSRTNRFRSVKLESLGKRPDVISKTEARDITDVVNKASKEPMSSVSNLGFLASLARSTNRESLQSSCGTGRFRTSGIALPTNLQHFQEESFRKTAPPNEAAEYILSAHGLGMNGSIAAVGKRVAGEATHLPPVNGSVQAKKKIAKHCFLCGKKTGLATSYECRCGNNFCATHRYAETHTCTYDYKSAGRRVFSCIAVVVLK
- the ZFAND4 gene encoding AN1-type zinc finger protein 4 isoform X4 codes for the protein MANKKEPPFFNEDKMGPFRYKLPFYETMELFIETLTGTCFELRVSPFETVISVKAKIQRLEGIPVSQQHLIWNNMELKDDYCLNDYNISEGCTLKLVLAMRGGPINTRRVPMEDPIREMAEYMDPSRDEIWEKGPSNKQVTFLVYREGDQLNFFRVVDRGDGTLTPLSESLSGGSVYNLYADDEDETEASPSGQQIIENSITMNKMKLLKAKMENMNLSKKPKKTVKVKPRPPMAPRPSSGSVAAARHRFLRVLPQIGQSCLPPPGNSCPSESSQNTLSALATLATAGRTMPSTTNDFLKEDDTWQSNSWSQSVSSIRLPPKISRVELENAKLPSNSILTPVSSLPANSEKASENMTSSTEEDAAFFPNLTNVELYGTEEKILPETDAFALLTEASTTEQCSEIYDIGKMNPELELSDGDEESKVVEQHRKPISKVLSTAAMGAGLLSTHELSPQKNLLLSPLRYSAQVARHNSPKSQTQPKCFEAGNLRSTVSPNMLRSLEVRSIADSSFSRTNRFRSVKLESLGKRPDVISKTEARDITDVVNKASKEPMSSVSNLGFLASLARSTNRESLQSSCGTGRFRTSGIALPTNLQHFQEESFRKTAPPNEAAEYILVKQPIFHL
- the ZFAND4 gene encoding AN1-type zinc finger protein 4 isoform X2, producing MANKKEPPFFNEDKMGPFRYKLPFYETMELFIETLTGTCFELRVSPFETVISVKAKIQRLEGIPVSQQHLIWNNMELKDDYCLNDYNISEGCTLKLVLAMRGGPINTRRVPMEDPIREMAEYMDPSRDEIWEKGPSNKQVTFLVYREGDQLNFFRVVDRGDGTLTPLSESLSGGSVYNLYADDEDETEASPSGQQIIENSITMNKMKLLKAKMENMNLSKKPKKTVKVKPRPPMAPRPSSGSVAAARHRFLRVLPQIGQSCLPPPGNSCPSESSQNTLSALATLATAGRTMPSTTNDFLKEDDTWQSNSWSQSVSSIRLPPKISRVELENAKLPSNSILTPVSSLPANSEKASENMTSSTEEDAAFFPNLTNVELYGTEEKILPETDAFALLTEASTTEQCSEIYDIGKMNPELELSDGDEESKVVEQHRKPISKVLSTAAMGAGLLSTHELSPQKNLLLSPLRYSAQVARHNSPKSQTQPKCFEAGNLRSTVSPNMLRSLEVRSIADSSFSRTNRFRSVKLESLGKRPDVISKTEARDITDVVNKASKEPMSSVSNLGFLASLARSTNRESLQSSCGTGRFRTSGIALPTNLQHFQEESFRKTAPPNEAAEYILSAHGLGMNGSIAAVGKRVGEATHLPPVNGSVQAKKKIAKHCFLCGKKTGLATSYECRCGNNFCATHRYAETHTCTYDYKSAGRRYLQETNPIVSAPKLPKI